The Glycine max cultivar Williams 82 chromosome 12, Glycine_max_v4.0, whole genome shotgun sequence genome window below encodes:
- the LOC100527645 gene encoding MAK 16-like protein isoform X1, translating to MQHDEVIWQVIRHNHCSYMAKIATGNFCRNPYNVTGVCNRSSCPLANSRYATIRDDNGVFYLYMKTIERAHMPKDLWERVKLPRNYEKALEIIDKHLMYWPKLLIHKIKQRLTKMTQMRIRMRKLALKTREKIMTTPRKEKKREARREEKAEKAALLEKSIEKELLERLQKGVYQQSDIYNYPLEEYNKVLDMEKLQIADEEEDEEEPEVEYVEGYDELEEEEDMEDFGGFATLKSQGDYDNDENAQIQGFWVRGWYDIVKQVMLSMFLT from the exons ATGCAGCACGACGAGGTCATATGGCAAGTTATCAGGCACAACCATTGCAGTTACATGGCCAA aattgCGACGGGGAATTTTTGTAGAAACCCTTACAACGTGACTGGGGTTTGTAACCGAAGCTCGTGCCCTTTGGCTAATAGTCGCTATGCCACCATTCGCGACGACAATG GAGTGTTTTACCTTTACATGAAAACTATTGAAAGAGCTCATATGCCGAAAGATTTGTGGGAAAGAGTAAAGCTTCCTAGGAATTACGAGAAGGCACTTGAAATCATAGATAAACATCTG ATGTATTGGCCCAAACTTCTTATACACAAGATAAAGCAACGTTTGACCAAAATGACACAGATGCGGATACGTATGAGGAAACTTGCTTTGAAGACAAG ggagaaaataatgacaactccaaggaaagagaaaaagagagaggctCGAAGAGAAGAGAAGGCTGAAAAAGCAGCTTTGTTAGAAAAG tctATTGAAAAAGAGCTATTGGAACGCCTTCAAAAAGGAGTTTATCAACAAAGTGATATATACAATTATCCTCTTGAAGAGTACAATAAAGTTCTTGATATGGAGAAACTTCAAATTGCTGATgaagaagaggatgaagaa GAACCAGAAGTAGAATATGTAGAAGGTTATGATGAACTTGAAGAGGAAGAAGACATGGAGGATTTTGGTGGTTTTGCAACTCTTAAGTCTCAGGGTGATTATGACAATGATGAAAATG CCCAAATTCAAGGATTCTGGGTAAGAGGCTGGTATGATATAGTTAAGCAGGTCATGTTATCAATGTTCCTCACCTAG
- the LOC100527645 gene encoding MAK 16-like protein produces MQHDEVIWQVIRHNHCSYMAKIATGNFCRNPYNVTGVCNRSSCPLANSRYATIRDDNGVFYLYMKTIERAHMPKDLWERVKLPRNYEKALEIIDKHLMYWPKLLIHKIKQRLTKMTQMRIRMRKLALKTREKIMTTPRKEKKREARREEKAEKAALLEKSIEKELLERLQKGVYQQSDIYNYPLEEYNKVLDMEKLQIADEEEDEEEPEVEYVEGYDELEEEEDMEDFGGFATLKSQGDYDNDENAGSTDDEEEEAIDRSRAKRKMALSSKKLEKNGLDSKSKKTRVLVEVEREDAGERQRVVQ; encoded by the exons ATGCAGCACGACGAGGTCATATGGCAAGTTATCAGGCACAACCATTGCAGTTACATGGCCAA aattgCGACGGGGAATTTTTGTAGAAACCCTTACAACGTGACTGGGGTTTGTAACCGAAGCTCGTGCCCTTTGGCTAATAGTCGCTATGCCACCATTCGCGACGACAATG GAGTGTTTTACCTTTACATGAAAACTATTGAAAGAGCTCATATGCCGAAAGATTTGTGGGAAAGAGTAAAGCTTCCTAGGAATTACGAGAAGGCACTTGAAATCATAGATAAACATCTG ATGTATTGGCCCAAACTTCTTATACACAAGATAAAGCAACGTTTGACCAAAATGACACAGATGCGGATACGTATGAGGAAACTTGCTTTGAAGACAAG ggagaaaataatgacaactccaaggaaagagaaaaagagagaggctCGAAGAGAAGAGAAGGCTGAAAAAGCAGCTTTGTTAGAAAAG tctATTGAAAAAGAGCTATTGGAACGCCTTCAAAAAGGAGTTTATCAACAAAGTGATATATACAATTATCCTCTTGAAGAGTACAATAAAGTTCTTGATATGGAGAAACTTCAAATTGCTGATgaagaagaggatgaagaa GAACCAGAAGTAGAATATGTAGAAGGTTATGATGAACTTGAAGAGGAAGAAGACATGGAGGATTTTGGTGGTTTTGCAACTCTTAAGTCTCAGGGTGATTATGACAATGATGAAAATG CTGGAAGCACTGATGATGAAGAGGAAGAAGCAATCGATAGGAGTAGAGCAAAAAGGAAAATGGCTTTATCTTCAAAGAAACTTGAGAAGAATGGCCTTGATTCTAAATCAAAGAAGACAAGGGTACTTGTTGAG